The Mercurialis annua linkage group LG2, ddMerAnnu1.2, whole genome shotgun sequence genome contains a region encoding:
- the LOC126666812 gene encoding L-ascorbate oxidase homolog — MKMKMKMKIVLALLVCLGSVVNGEDPYLYYTWNITYGTLSPLGVPQQVILINNQFPGPTINSTSNNNVVVNVFNHIDEPFLLTWSGIQQRKNSWQEGMAGTNCPIPAGTNYTYHFQVKDQIGSFFYYPSTSMHRASGAFGGLHINSRLLIPVPYPDPEDDYTVIVNDWYTKSHKSLRSFLDAGRSLGRPDGVLINGKNAKGDATDQPLFTMKPGKTYKYRVCNAGMKTSLNFRIQGHPIKLVEMEGSHVVQNEYESLDVHVGQCFSVLVTANQEPKDYYMVASTRFMKTVLTAKGIIRYTNGKGPASPELPEAPVGWAWSLNQFRSFRWNLTASAARPNPQGSYHYGSINITRTIKIVNSASRAGGKLRYAINGVSHTDPETPLKLAEYYGIADKVFKYDTIKDDPTTAKISEVVTHPNVLNMTFRNFVEIIFENPEKSIQSWHLDGYSFFAVAVEPGTWNPEKRKNYNLLDAVSRTTVQVFPKSWAAIFLTFDNAGMWNLRSEIWERTYLGQQLYASVLSPARSLRDEYNIPDNALLCGLVKDLPKPPPYSV, encoded by the exons atgaaaatgaaaatgaaaatgaaaattgtgTTGGCTTTGTTGGTATGTTTGGGAAGCGTTGTGAATGGCGAGGATCCTTATTTGTATTACACATGGAATATCACCTACGGCACTCTCTCCCCTCTGGGTGTCCCTCAGCAAGTCATTCTCATCAATAATCAGTTTCCCGGGCCAACCATTAATTCTACAAGCAACAACAACGTTGTTGTTAATGTCTTCAATCACATCGACGAGCCCTTCCTTCtcacatg GAGCGGCATCCAGCAAAGGAAAAACTCATGGCAGGAAGGAATGGCAGGAACAAACTGCCCCATTCCCGCCGGGACCAACTACACCTATCATTTCCAAGTGAAGGACCAAATTGGCAGCTTCTTCTACTACCCGAGCACCAGCATGCACAGAGCATCCGGTGCTTTTGGCGGCCTCCACATCAACAGTCGTTTGCTCATCCCTGTCCCTTACCCTGATCCAGAGGACGACTACACTGTCATCGTCAATGACTGGTACACCAAAAGCCACAAATCTCTTCGCAGTTTCCTAGACGCCGGACGCAGCCTTGGCAGACCTGACGGTGTCCTCATCAATGGCAAAAATGCCAAGGGAGACGCAACCGACCAACCTCTCTTCACCATGAAGCCAG GTAAAACTTACAAGTACAGGGTTTGCAATGCCGGGATGAAGACCTCCCTCAACTTCAGGATCCAAGGCCACCCAATAAAGCTAGTGGAGATGGAGGGATCCCATGTAGTGCAGAATGAGTACGAGTCCCTGGATGTGCATGTGGGTCAATGCTTTAGCGTGCTTGTGACAGCCAACCAGGAACCTAAGGACTACTACATGGTGGCTTCCACTCGATTCATGAAGACGGTCCTTACTGCTAAGGGCATCATTCGTTACACCAATGGAAAGGGACCAGCATCTCCCGAGCTCCCGGAGGCACCCGTTGGCTGGGCTTGGTCCCTCAATCAATTCCGCTCCTTCCGCTGGAATCTCACGGCCAGTGCAGCCAGGCCCAACCCTCAGGGTTCATACCATTATGGATCCATCAACATCACGCGCACTATCAAAATTGTTAACTCGGCCAGCAGAGCAGGAGGCAAGCTTCGGTATGCCATCAACGGGGTTTCTCACACCGATCCAGAGACCCCTCTCAAGCTGGCTGAGTACTATGGAATAGCAGATAAGGTGTTTAAGTACGACACTATCAAGGATGATCCGACGACTGCTAAGATTAGTGAGGTTGTCACGCATCCTAATGTCCTTAATATGACATTCCGTAACTTTGTGGAGATCATCTTTGAGAATCCAGAGAAGAGCATCCAGTCTTGGCACTTGGATGGCTATTCATTTTTTGCAGTAGC CGTGGAGCCAGGCACATGGAACCCCGAGAAGAGGAAGAATTACAATCTTCTTGATGCAGTGAGCAGGACGACAGTTCAGGTGTTCCCCAAGTCATGGGCAGCCATCTTTTTGACGTTCGACAATGCCGGAATGTGGAACCTGAGGTCTGAGATATGGGAGAGAACTTATCTGGGCCAACAACTCTATGCAAGTGTTCTTTCCCCAGCTCGCTCACTTAGGGACGAATACAATATCCCAGACAATGCTTTGCTATGTGGTCTTGTTAAAGACTTACCAAAGCCTCCGCCTTACAGCGTCTAA